A stretch of Gallaecimonas pentaromativorans DNA encodes these proteins:
- a CDS encoding sensor histidine kinase, producing the protein MRRTLSDDPRDVGKALFGERHDRYFWFLHTLGWFSYGVLFWISNYLAGSPGRYWVHIVFLSATGWLLSIPLRYLYRRVWNFKPRTIVIIAILACLVVGMAWQLGRNFFFYAVLYPNRAPDAWSGYYGYVVATVPILAAWSCLYFGIKYYRMLQILNEKALKAANAAQQAQLKALRYQLNPHFLFNTLNAISTLIMVKENDTANRMVGGLAEFLRYSLENDPIRRVPLEQEVRAMQKYLTIEEIRFSDRLKVHWQIEDEAKGALVPSLILQPIIENAIKYGVAGKLDGGNIWILGKRFGSDLLLEITDDGPGLGQGKSTSTGLGLANSRERLATLYGDDFAFTLSPHEPSGLTVNLRIPYQTEE; encoded by the coding sequence ATGAGACGCACCCTGTCCGATGACCCTCGGGACGTGGGTAAAGCGCTGTTTGGCGAACGCCACGATCGCTACTTCTGGTTTTTGCATACCCTTGGCTGGTTCAGCTACGGGGTACTTTTCTGGATCTCCAACTATCTTGCCGGCAGCCCCGGGCGCTACTGGGTGCATATCGTCTTTTTAAGCGCCACCGGTTGGCTGCTCTCCATTCCGCTGCGCTACCTCTACCGGCGGGTGTGGAATTTCAAGCCCCGCACCATTGTCATCATCGCCATCCTTGCCTGCCTGGTGGTGGGTATGGCCTGGCAGCTGGGGCGTAACTTCTTCTTCTACGCGGTGCTCTATCCCAACCGGGCGCCGGATGCGTGGTCGGGCTATTACGGCTACGTGGTGGCAACGGTGCCTATTCTGGCGGCCTGGAGCTGCCTGTATTTCGGTATCAAGTACTACCGGATGCTGCAAATTCTCAACGAAAAGGCCCTAAAAGCGGCCAATGCCGCCCAACAGGCGCAGCTAAAGGCACTGCGCTACCAGCTTAACCCGCATTTTTTGTTCAATACCCTCAATGCCATCTCGACCCTGATCATGGTAAAAGAGAACGACACCGCCAATCGCATGGTGGGAGGGCTGGCAGAATTTTTGCGCTACTCGCTGGAGAACGACCCCATTCGCCGGGTGCCGTTGGAGCAGGAAGTGCGGGCCATGCAAAAATACCTGACCATCGAAGAGATCCGCTTTTCCGACCGCCTTAAAGTGCATTGGCAGATAGAAGATGAGGCCAAAGGGGCCTTGGTGCCGTCGCTTATCCTGCAGCCCATTATCGAAAACGCCATCAAGTACGGGGTGGCCGGTAAGCTCGATGGCGGGAATATCTGGATTTTAGGTAAACGTTTTGGTAGTGATCTGCTGCTGGAGATCACTGACGACGGCCCCGGCCTTGGCCAGGGCAAGAGCACCAGCACCGGCCTCGGCCTTGCCAACAGCCGCGAGCGCCTCGCCACCCTGTACGGCGACGACTTTGCCTTTACCTTGTCACCCCACGAGCCATCAGGGCTGACAGTAAATTTACGCATACCCTACCAGACAGAAGAATGA
- a CDS encoding DMT family transporter, with amino-acid sequence MSLSGRAGLGAGLSLTTAVLWGLLPIALKEVLVDMDAYTITFYRFFVSGVLLALWLGARGALPKPSRLKGASGALILVCVVGLLANYGFYLVALRHLDPRTAQTVIQLAPLLLLLGGVWLYKEPFGGAQLLGVLMLVLGLGLFFNERLVAIFTDVNGAGFGVALMVVAAVSWAGYALAQKKLLRALNSMQIMMLINLAGGLFFLTLAHPLQILALSGRELGWLVFCCLNTLVAYGAFAEALNHWEASKVSALLSIAPLLTFFFVAVLSPIMPFGFDTRQLPWLSYLGAGLVVLGSVVNALGSRLNRKRRGNIEV; translated from the coding sequence ATGTCCCTGTCTGGACGCGCCGGCCTTGGGGCCGGACTATCCCTGACCACCGCCGTGCTCTGGGGGCTGCTGCCCATCGCCTTAAAAGAAGTGCTGGTGGACATGGACGCCTACACCATCACCTTCTACCGCTTTTTTGTCTCCGGAGTGCTGCTGGCCCTGTGGCTGGGGGCAAGGGGCGCCTTACCCAAGCCGTCGCGCCTTAAAGGCGCGAGCGGCGCGCTGATACTGGTGTGCGTGGTGGGGCTGTTGGCCAATTACGGCTTTTATCTTGTGGCGCTTCGTCATCTTGACCCGCGCACCGCCCAGACCGTTATCCAGTTGGCGCCGCTGCTGTTATTGCTCGGCGGTGTCTGGCTTTATAAAGAGCCCTTTGGCGGCGCCCAGTTGCTGGGGGTGCTGATGTTGGTGCTGGGCCTTGGTTTGTTTTTTAACGAGCGGCTGGTGGCGATTTTCACCGATGTTAACGGCGCCGGGTTTGGGGTGGCGCTGATGGTGGTGGCGGCGGTGAGCTGGGCAGGTTACGCCCTTGCCCAAAAAAAGCTGCTGCGCGCCTTAAATTCCATGCAGATCATGATGCTAATCAACCTTGCCGGTGGCTTGTTCTTTTTAACCCTGGCCCACCCCCTGCAAATTCTGGCGTTAAGTGGCCGGGAGCTGGGCTGGTTGGTGTTTTGCTGCCTCAATACCCTGGTGGCCTATGGCGCCTTTGCCGAAGCCCTTAACCACTGGGAGGCGTCCAAGGTCTCGGCGCTGCTGTCTATCGCGCCGCTGTTAACCTTCTTCTTTGTGGCGGTGCTTTCGCCCATCATGCCCTTTGGTTTTGATACCCGGCAATTGCCCTGGCTTTCCTACCTGGGGGCGGGGCTGGTGGTGTTGGGTTCGGTGGTGAACGCCCTTGGCAGCCGCCTTAACCGCAAGCGGCGCGGCAATATCGAGGTGTAA
- the pnuC gene encoding nicotinamide riboside transporter PnuC, with translation MTAFVAAVIEQLKATSPLEGVAVLLAVAYLWLAMRQSQWCWPAALVSTLLYVWLFYDVALLSESLLNVYYMAMAVYGWWSWRQGTAGGKLPVNSRPLGWHLKVIGAGAALSLAWGHLMATHTQAAFPYLDAATSCFAVITTWMVTRKVLENWLYWIAIDGLSIWLYLQKDLAMTALLFVAYVLMAIAGYWSWRRALQLT, from the coding sequence GTGACGGCCTTTGTGGCGGCGGTTATCGAGCAGCTCAAGGCCACCTCGCCCCTTGAAGGCGTGGCGGTGCTGCTGGCCGTTGCCTACCTGTGGCTGGCCATGCGCCAAAGCCAATGGTGCTGGCCGGCGGCGCTGGTCAGCACCTTGCTGTACGTTTGGCTGTTCTACGACGTGGCGCTGCTTAGCGAGTCGCTGCTCAACGTCTATTACATGGCCATGGCGGTTTATGGCTGGTGGAGCTGGCGCCAGGGCACGGCCGGCGGCAAGTTGCCGGTCAATAGCCGCCCCCTTGGCTGGCACCTTAAGGTGATTGGCGCCGGGGCGGCGCTATCCCTGGCCTGGGGCCACCTGATGGCCACCCATACCCAGGCCGCCTTTCCTTATCTGGACGCTGCCACTAGCTGCTTTGCGGTAATAACCACTTGGATGGTCACCCGCAAGGTGTTGGAGAACTGGCTCTATTGGATAGCCATCGACGGTTTGTCCATCTGGCTGTACCTGCAAAAAGATTTGGCCATGACCGCACTGCTGTTCGTGGCCTATGTGCTGATGGCCATCGCCGGGTATTGGAGCTGGCGCCGTGCCTTGCAACTTACCTGA
- a CDS encoding choline/ethanolamine kinase family protein, which produces MPCNLPEPWQQASRTPFTGGLTNRHWLLSSIEGRALLRQNSAALELGINRQAEHQLWQAASEAGISPALIWQEGDWALSRFIDAPTGAANTPARLIALLKAVNWLQGVEGAKLPLLPLRERALALGATDGPWLAYRLVEASPLPEVPAHVDLNPENCLWQGERLWLIDWEYASLADPYYDLAAIVVSHELAPQRLCSAWRSLTGKVLVPERLLAMCAIYAHLCECWCRHPQAGYLAYAAHYRKAWQHCLVALAGVD; this is translated from the coding sequence GTGCCTTGCAACTTACCTGAGCCCTGGCAACAGGCTAGCCGCACGCCCTTTACCGGCGGCCTTACCAACCGCCACTGGCTGCTTAGCAGCATCGAGGGCAGGGCGCTACTTAGGCAAAACAGCGCCGCCCTTGAGCTCGGTATTAACCGCCAGGCCGAGCACCAGCTGTGGCAAGCGGCAAGTGAAGCGGGCATCAGCCCGGCGCTTATCTGGCAAGAAGGCGATTGGGCCTTAAGCCGCTTTATCGATGCGCCAACAGGCGCTGCTAACACCCCGGCGCGGCTCATTGCGCTCCTTAAAGCCGTTAACTGGCTGCAAGGCGTTGAGGGGGCGAAGTTACCCTTATTGCCTCTTCGGGAGCGGGCCCTGGCCCTTGGCGCCACCGACGGCCCCTGGCTGGCCTACCGGCTGGTGGAGGCATCTCCCTTGCCGGAGGTGCCCGCCCATGTGGATTTGAACCCCGAAAATTGCCTGTGGCAAGGGGAGCGTTTGTGGCTGATTGACTGGGAATACGCCAGCCTTGCCGACCCTTATTACGACCTGGCAGCCATTGTGGTCAGCCACGAATTGGCGCCACAGCGGCTTTGCAGCGCTTGGCGGTCGCTCACCGGCAAGGTGCTGGTACCAGAGCGGCTTTTGGCCATGTGCGCAATCTATGCCCACCTTTGTGAATGCTGGTGTCGCCACCCGCAGGCGGGCTACCTTGCTTACGCTGCGCATTATCGCAAAGCATGGCAGCACTGCCTTGTGGCGCTGGCAGGGGTCGATTAG
- a CDS encoding MurR/RpiR family transcriptional regulator: protein MNTLDKIAKSLGTLSKSERKVAEVILANPQSAIHSSIASLAKAADVSEPTVNRFCRRLDTKGFPDFKLHLAQSLANGTPYVNRHVEEDDGPDAYTAKIFESAMASLDTARRSLDTSAINRAVDLLTQAKKISFFGLGASAAVAHDALNKFLRFNVPVIYSDDVLVQRMSCMNSSADDVVVLLSHTGRTKSLVELARLARDNDATVVAVTSKDSPLAREANIAIGMEVPEDTDVYMPMASRLASLTVIDILATGFVLRRGPRFRENLRRVKDVLRESRLEKEEDKH from the coding sequence ATGAATACCCTGGATAAAATCGCCAAGAGCCTGGGTACGCTCTCCAAATCGGAACGCAAAGTGGCCGAGGTGATCCTCGCCAATCCACAGTCCGCCATCCATTCGTCCATTGCCTCTTTGGCCAAGGCGGCTGACGTTTCCGAGCCTACGGTCAACCGTTTCTGCCGCCGCCTGGACACCAAGGGCTTCCCTGATTTCAAGCTCCACCTGGCCCAAAGCTTGGCCAACGGAACCCCTTATGTAAACCGCCATGTAGAAGAAGATGATGGCCCCGATGCCTACACTGCCAAGATCTTCGAATCCGCCATGGCAAGCCTGGATACCGCCAGGCGCAGCCTGGACACCAGCGCCATCAACCGCGCCGTAGATCTACTGACCCAGGCCAAGAAAATCTCTTTCTTTGGCCTTGGCGCCAGCGCCGCCGTGGCCCACGACGCCCTCAATAAATTTCTGCGTTTCAACGTGCCGGTGATCTACTCCGACGACGTATTGGTCCAGCGCATGAGCTGCATGAATTCCAGCGCCGACGACGTGGTGGTGTTGCTGTCGCACACTGGCCGCACCAAGAGCCTGGTAGAGCTGGCCCGCCTGGCGCGCGACAACGACGCCACCGTGGTGGCGGTCACCTCCAAAGACTCGCCACTGGCCCGTGAAGCCAACATCGCCATCGGCATGGAAGTGCCTGAAGACACCGACGTTTATATGCCCATGGCCTCCCGTTTGGCGTCGTTGACCGTGATTGATATCCTCGCCACCGGCTTTGTTTTGCGCCGTGGCCCACGTTTTCGTGAAAATTTGCGACGGGTTAAGGACGTGCTCCGTGAGTCCCGCCTGGAGAAGGAAGAGGATAAACACTGA
- the zwf gene encoding glucose-6-phosphate dehydrogenase — protein sequence MKRDHAIGPCDLVLFGVKGDLARRKLLPALYQLDKAGLLHADSRIIGVARHEADLIEKTLDTFLKEPADPAVLARFKARLGHVTLDFADTDAYQAIGEAVNPDTPEVYYFATPPSLYGDICQGLSAAGLIRDNSRVIMEKPIGHDLASSQVINDKVDAHFAERQIYRIDHYLGKETVQNLLALRFANAIFANNWDYTCIDHVQITVAEEVGIEGRWSYFDKAGQMRDMVQNHLLQVLSLIAMEPPVSLDADAIRDEKLKVLKALRPITSSNINDVAVRGQYTAGFLRGKAVPGYAEEEDANTGSNTETFVAVRVDIDNWRWAGVPFYLRTGKRMPSKTTEVVINFKALPHNIFAKSQQQLQSNKLIIRLQPHEGVELQVLNKVPGLESNMRLQSTTLDLSFFDAFKDERIADAYERLLLEAMMGNQALFVRRDEVEAAWKWVDSILTSWEQSGDKPKSYQAGSWGPVASIALITRDGRSWEE from the coding sequence ATGAAACGGGATCACGCCATAGGCCCGTGCGATCTGGTGTTGTTCGGTGTGAAAGGGGACCTGGCAAGGCGTAAGCTGCTGCCGGCGCTCTATCAGTTGGACAAAGCCGGCCTGCTGCACGCCGACAGTCGTATCATCGGTGTCGCCCGACACGAGGCCGACCTCATTGAGAAGACCCTCGATACGTTCCTCAAAGAGCCTGCCGACCCGGCAGTGCTGGCACGATTCAAAGCCCGCCTGGGCCATGTCACCCTCGACTTTGCCGACACCGACGCCTACCAGGCCATAGGCGAAGCGGTTAACCCCGATACCCCCGAAGTTTATTACTTCGCCACTCCCCCTTCCTTATATGGCGACATCTGCCAGGGGTTGTCTGCTGCCGGGCTTATCCGCGACAACAGCCGAGTGATCATGGAAAAACCCATCGGTCACGACCTCGCCTCAAGCCAGGTGATCAACGACAAGGTCGACGCCCACTTTGCCGAGCGCCAGATCTACCGTATCGACCACTACCTGGGTAAGGAAACGGTGCAGAACCTGCTGGCGCTGCGCTTTGCCAACGCCATCTTCGCCAACAACTGGGATTACACCTGCATCGACCACGTGCAGATCACCGTGGCCGAAGAGGTGGGTATCGAAGGGCGCTGGAGCTACTTCGACAAAGCCGGGCAGATGCGCGACATGGTGCAAAACCACCTGTTGCAGGTGCTGAGCCTGATTGCCATGGAGCCGCCGGTGAGCCTCGATGCCGATGCCATCCGTGACGAAAAGCTCAAGGTACTCAAGGCCCTTCGCCCCATTACCAGCAGCAACATCAATGATGTAGCGGTGCGCGGCCAGTACACGGCCGGCTTCTTGCGCGGTAAGGCGGTGCCCGGCTACGCCGAGGAAGAAGACGCCAACACCGGCTCGAACACCGAGACCTTTGTGGCGGTGCGGGTGGATATCGACAACTGGCGCTGGGCCGGGGTGCCTTTTTACCTGCGTACCGGTAAAAGGATGCCGTCCAAGACCACCGAGGTGGTGATCAACTTCAAGGCGCTGCCCCACAACATCTTTGCCAAGTCCCAGCAGCAGTTGCAGAGCAACAAGCTCATCATCCGCCTGCAACCCCACGAAGGGGTTGAGCTGCAGGTGCTGAACAAGGTGCCGGGCCTTGAGTCCAACATGCGCCTGCAAAGCACCACCCTGGACTTGTCCTTCTTCGACGCCTTCAAAGACGAGCGCATTGCCGACGCCTACGAGCGGCTGCTGCTGGAAGCCATGATGGGCAACCAGGCACTTTTTGTACGCCGCGACGAAGTGGAAGCGGCCTGGAAGTGGGTTGACTCCATTCTGACCTCCTGGGAACAAAGCGGCGACAAGCCCAAGAGCTACCAGGCTGGCAGTTGGGGCCCTGTGGCCTCCATCGCGCTCATTACCCGCGACGGCCGCAGCTGGGAGGAATGA
- the pyk gene encoding pyruvate kinase has translation MLRRTKIVTTLGPATDKGNTLEAVIRAGANVVRLNFSHGTPEDHLQRAQAVREIAARLGRHVSILGDLQGPKIRVSTFKDGPIQLAIGAPFILDADMAKGEGHQGAVGLDYKALPDDVSPGDVLLLDDGRVQLKVTKVAGAKVHTEVLIGGPLSNNKGINRQGGGLTAPALTEKDKADIKTAAAIGVDYLAVSFPRSGDDLRYARELAEAAGSKAFICAKIERAEAVATDETLDDIILASDAVMVARGDLGVEIGDAELVGQQKRIIRRSRELNRVVITATQMMETMIENPMPTRAEVMDVANAVLDGTDAVMLSAETAAGKYPAETVAAMARVCVGAEKNPAAIIDTHRMNHSFNSVEETISLSTMYAANHLGSVKAIIALTESGGTPLLMSRISSGLPIFALSRHAGTLNRLALYRGVFPVAFDSSHYRDEALKREALTLLKAKGLVSTGDLVLMTYGDRMETIGGTNTCKILQVD, from the coding sequence ATGTTGAGAAGAACGAAAATTGTTACCACGCTGGGCCCCGCCACGGATAAAGGGAATACCCTCGAAGCAGTCATCCGCGCCGGTGCCAACGTTGTTCGTCTGAATTTCTCCCACGGTACACCAGAAGATCACCTGCAACGGGCTCAAGCCGTGCGGGAGATCGCAGCCCGCCTGGGTCGCCACGTTTCCATCCTCGGCGATCTGCAAGGCCCCAAGATCCGTGTTTCCACCTTTAAAGACGGCCCCATCCAACTGGCCATCGGTGCACCTTTTATCCTTGACGCCGACATGGCCAAGGGCGAAGGCCACCAGGGCGCCGTGGGCCTCGATTACAAGGCCCTGCCTGACGATGTCAGCCCAGGCGATGTGTTGTTGCTTGACGACGGCCGGGTACAACTGAAAGTCACCAAAGTCGCAGGCGCCAAGGTACATACCGAGGTGCTGATCGGTGGCCCGCTGTCCAACAATAAAGGTATCAACCGCCAAGGCGGCGGCCTGACCGCCCCTGCCCTGACGGAAAAAGACAAGGCCGACATCAAAACCGCCGCCGCCATCGGCGTCGACTACCTGGCGGTGTCCTTCCCCCGCTCTGGCGACGACCTGCGCTACGCCCGCGAACTGGCCGAAGCGGCTGGCTCCAAGGCCTTTATCTGCGCCAAGATTGAACGGGCCGAAGCCGTAGCCACCGACGAAACCCTCGATGACATCATCCTCGCCTCCGACGCGGTGATGGTGGCAAGGGGCGATTTGGGTGTGGAAATTGGCGACGCCGAGCTGGTAGGTCAGCAAAAGCGCATTATCCGTCGCTCCCGCGAGCTGAACCGGGTGGTGATCACCGCAACCCAGATGATGGAAACGATGATCGAAAACCCCATGCCCACCCGCGCCGAGGTGATGGACGTGGCCAACGCGGTACTGGACGGCACCGACGCGGTGATGCTGTCTGCCGAAACCGCCGCCGGTAAATACCCGGCCGAAACGGTAGCGGCCATGGCCAGGGTTTGTGTCGGCGCCGAGAAAAATCCGGCTGCCATCATCGACACCCACCGCATGAACCACAGCTTCAACTCGGTGGAAGAGACCATCAGCCTCTCCACCATGTATGCGGCCAACCACCTTGGTAGCGTCAAGGCCATTATCGCCCTGACAGAAAGCGGCGGCACCCCGCTGCTGATGTCGCGTATCAGCTCCGGTCTGCCCATCTTCGCCCTGTCTCGCCATGCCGGTACCCTCAACCGCCTGGCGCTGTATCGCGGCGTGTTCCCGGTGGCGTTCGATTCGAGCCACTACCGGGACGAGGCCCTTAAGCGCGAGGCGCTGACCCTGCTCAAGGCCAAAGGCCTGGTGAGCACCGGCGACCTGGTATTGATGACCTATGGCGACCGTATGGAAACCATCGGCGGCACCAACACCTGTAAAATTCTGCAAGTCGATTAA
- a CDS encoding LytR/AlgR family response regulator transcription factor yields MTITTLIVDDEPLARQGLKVRLAQCPQLQLVGEASSAHDALEAIATLKPELMFLDIQMPGMTGIELIESMLERDLDMPLVVFVTAYDDYAVKAFELHALDYLLKPIDEERLGACLERIDEQLGQRDQARREARMLKALAELAGVSIDEMQQRLDRGEAVTGDYASQLAIRDGSEVSLVAVEDIDWVDAAGDYMCIHAKGVTHIMRKTMKELEAMLDPRRFVRIHRSAIVNRERIGQLINLASADYLVRLKSGDELRVGRSYREKVKQLLL; encoded by the coding sequence ATGACCATAACAACCCTTATCGTTGACGACGAGCCGCTGGCCCGCCAAGGCCTCAAGGTCAGGCTGGCCCAGTGCCCACAGCTGCAACTGGTAGGCGAGGCCTCCAGTGCCCATGACGCCCTTGAGGCCATTGCTACCTTAAAACCGGAGCTGATGTTCCTGGACATCCAGATGCCGGGCATGACCGGCATTGAGCTGATTGAGTCCATGCTGGAGCGGGATTTGGACATGCCGCTGGTGGTGTTCGTCACTGCCTATGACGACTACGCCGTCAAAGCCTTTGAGCTTCATGCCCTTGATTACCTGTTAAAGCCCATCGACGAAGAGCGCCTTGGCGCCTGCCTTGAACGCATCGACGAGCAGCTTGGCCAGCGTGACCAGGCCCGGCGCGAAGCGCGCATGTTAAAGGCCCTGGCGGAGCTTGCCGGGGTCAGCATCGACGAGATGCAGCAGCGCCTAGACCGCGGCGAAGCGGTCACCGGCGATTACGCCAGCCAACTGGCTATTCGCGACGGCTCGGAAGTAAGCCTAGTGGCGGTGGAAGACATCGACTGGGTAGACGCCGCCGGCGATTACATGTGCATTCACGCCAAGGGCGTGACCCACATCATGCGTAAAACCATGAAAGAACTGGAAGCGATGCTGGACCCGCGCCGGTTTGTACGCATCCACCGCAGCGCCATCGTCAACCGCGAGCGTATCGGCCAGCTGATCAACCTGGCCAGCGCCGACTACCTGGTGCGCCTTAAAAGCGGCGACGAGCTGAGGGTAGGGCGTTCCTACCGCGAGAAGGTCAAACAACTGTTGTTGTAA
- the pgl gene encoding 6-phosphogluconolactonase codes for MKLTVEKRFNDRALLAEQLATKVAGQLQEAIDARGKASLVVSGGRTPLAFFHALSRQPITWSKVLVTLADERWVDVDDAASNAALVRDNLLQGRAASARFVGLKTPHATVEAGLALATDWLGALPKPLDVVILGMGNDGHTASLFPDCPNLKHGLETRDTLIAAHPASQPLARISMSLATLLNSRQIYLHLEGKDKAETLAKALADTDVTAMPIRAIVGQKQTPVDVYLYQEEA; via the coding sequence ATGAAACTGACAGTAGAAAAGCGCTTTAACGACCGCGCCCTGCTGGCAGAGCAGCTGGCTACCAAGGTGGCCGGCCAGCTGCAAGAAGCCATCGACGCCAGGGGAAAAGCCTCCCTGGTGGTCTCAGGCGGCCGCACACCGCTGGCGTTTTTTCACGCCCTGTCGCGCCAGCCCATCACCTGGTCCAAGGTGCTGGTGACCTTGGCTGACGAGCGCTGGGTGGACGTAGACGACGCTGCCTCCAACGCCGCCCTGGTGCGTGACAACCTTTTACAAGGCCGCGCGGCCAGCGCCCGCTTTGTGGGCCTTAAAACCCCCCATGCTACGGTGGAAGCGGGCTTGGCCCTTGCCACCGACTGGCTGGGCGCGCTGCCAAAACCCCTTGATGTGGTGATCCTTGGTATGGGCAACGACGGCCACACCGCCTCGCTGTTCCCCGATTGCCCGAACCTCAAGCATGGCCTTGAGACCCGCGACACATTGATCGCCGCCCATCCTGCCAGCCAGCCGCTGGCGCGCATCTCCATGAGCCTGGCTACCTTGCTTAACAGCCGTCAGATCTATCTGCACCTGGAAGGCAAGGACAAGGCCGAGACCCTGGCCAAGGCCCTGGCGGATACCGACGTTACCGCCATGCCCATTCGCGCCATTGTTGGCCAGAAGCAGACCCCTGTGGATGTGTACCTGTATCAGGAGGAAGCATGA
- the edd gene encoding phosphogluconate dehydratase: MNKVVAEVTARIEARSKGAREQYLNHIAQQRAGGVHRSSLSCGNLAHGFAACGMEDKDSLKSFTKANIAIVSAYNDMLSAHQPYETYPALIKKALHEVGSVAQFAGGVPAMCDGVTQGQPGMELSLLSRDIIAMSSAVALSHNMFDGGLMLGICDKIVPGLLIASATFGHLPFVFVPAGPMPSGMPNKEKARIREAYAQGQVDRNELLRAESESYHSAGTCTFYGTANSNQLMVEVMGMQLPGSSFVNPNTKLRDALTEAAAKQVARLSEMSGNYTPFSEILTAKTLVNAMVALLATGGSTNHTMHLVAVGRAAGITINWDDFDQLSKVVPLLTRIYPNGQADINHFQAAGGMGYLIKALRKLGLLNEDVKTIVGNGLDQYELEPWLNEGKLEWRACPEKSLDTSVLADPEAPFSPEGGLRVLHGNLGRGVIKVSAVPSANTVIEAPAVVFSDQHQLDAAFKAGDLNRDCIVVVRFQGPKANGMPELHKLTPPLGVLQEKGYKVALVTDGRMSGASGKVPAAIHLTPEALDNPVLTKVQDGDIIRLDSHSGELTLLVDEAELAKRESAKADLLPNSIGMGRGLFMNLRPQLCGAEQGATLFRFPHEDNQ; this comes from the coding sequence ATGAATAAGGTAGTGGCCGAGGTTACGGCCCGTATCGAAGCGCGCTCCAAAGGCGCTCGCGAGCAATACCTCAATCACATTGCCCAGCAAAGGGCCGGCGGCGTGCACCGCTCCAGCCTCTCTTGCGGCAACCTGGCCCACGGTTTTGCCGCCTGCGGCATGGAAGACAAAGACAGCCTCAAGTCTTTTACCAAGGCCAACATTGCCATTGTTTCGGCCTATAACGATATGCTCTCGGCCCACCAGCCCTACGAGACCTACCCGGCGCTGATTAAAAAAGCGCTCCATGAGGTGGGCTCGGTGGCGCAATTTGCCGGTGGCGTACCGGCCATGTGCGACGGGGTAACCCAGGGCCAGCCGGGCATGGAATTGTCCTTGTTGTCTCGCGACATCATCGCCATGAGCTCGGCGGTGGCGCTGTCGCATAACATGTTCGATGGCGGCCTGATGCTGGGCATCTGCGATAAGATCGTGCCCGGCCTTTTGATCGCCTCTGCCACCTTCGGCCACCTGCCGTTCGTTTTTGTACCGGCCGGCCCTATGCCGTCTGGCATGCCAAACAAAGAAAAGGCCCGCATCCGCGAAGCCTATGCCCAGGGCCAGGTTGATCGTAACGAGCTGCTGCGCGCCGAGAGCGAGTCGTATCACAGCGCCGGTACCTGCACCTTCTACGGCACCGCCAACTCCAACCAGTTGATGGTGGAAGTGATGGGCATGCAGCTGCCGGGCTCTTCCTTTGTGAACCCCAACACCAAGCTGCGTGACGCCCTGACCGAAGCGGCCGCCAAACAGGTGGCGCGCCTGAGCGAGATGTCCGGCAACTACACCCCCTTTAGCGAAATCCTGACCGCCAAGACCCTGGTTAACGCCATGGTGGCGCTGCTGGCCACCGGCGGCTCTACCAACCACACCATGCACCTGGTGGCGGTGGGCCGCGCCGCTGGCATTACTATCAACTGGGACGACTTTGACCAGCTCTCCAAAGTGGTGCCGCTGCTGACCCGTATCTACCCCAACGGTCAAGCCGACATCAACCACTTCCAGGCTGCCGGTGGCATGGGCTATCTCATTAAAGCGCTGCGTAAGCTGGGCCTTCTGAACGAAGACGTCAAAACCATCGTCGGCAACGGCCTTGACCAATACGAACTGGAGCCCTGGCTCAACGAAGGCAAACTCGAATGGCGCGCCTGCCCCGAGAAAAGCCTGGATACCAGCGTGCTGGCCGACCCGGAAGCGCCCTTTAGCCCCGAAGGCGGCCTTCGCGTCCTGCACGGCAACCTCGGCCGCGGCGTGATTAAAGTCTCGGCAGTGCCGAGCGCCAATACCGTTATTGAAGCGCCAGCGGTGGTCTTTTCTGACCAGCACCAACTGGACGCCGCTTTTAAAGCCGGGGATCTCAACCGCGACTGCATCGTGGTGGTGCGTTTCCAAGGCCCCAAAGCCAACGGTATGCCGGAGCTGCACAAGCTCACCCCGCCGCTGGGTGTGCTGCAAGAAAAAGGCTACAAGGTGGCGCTGGTGACCGACGGGCGCATGTCTGGCGCCTCCGGCAAGGTGCCCGCCGCCATTCACCTGACCCCTGAAGCCCTGGATAACCCGGTGCTGACCAAGGTCCAAGACGGCGACATCATCCGCCTTGATAGCCACAGCGGCGAGCTGACGCTGCTGGTTGACGAGGCCGAGCTTGCCAAGCGCGAAAGCGCCAAGGCTGACTTGCTGCCCAACAGCATCGGCATGGGCCGCGGCCTCTTTATGAACCTTCGCCCGCAACTGTGCGGCGCCGAGCAGGGCGCCACATTGTTCCGCTTCCCCCATGAGGACAACCAATGA